Part of the Pantanalinema sp. genome is shown below.
AGGGCGTGGCCACCAACGAGGCGAGCCAGCTTGCGATCGGCAAGCGCAACAAGCAGGGGGCCGAGCAAGAGGCCTACGCCGAGGGCGGCAGCCACAACAGCGGCATCCTCAACGGAAACGCCGCGGCCAGCAACAACATCGGCCAGGTCGCCGTCGGGCACGGCAACCGCCAGCAAGGCGAGCAGCAGGCGAACGCCGAGGGCGGATCCTACTACGGAGGCATCGCCAACGGAAACGCCGTCGGCGCCAACAAGGGACGCCAGGTCGCGATCCGCTACTGACGCAACGGTGAGCGATGGATCAGGCGAACGGCGCCCCCCGGATGGGGGGCGCCGTTCGCCTGGACCAGGAACCGGGGTTAGGGGTAGATCCGGGTCAGGAGGCGCGGGAAGGGGATGCACTCCCGGATGTGCTCGAGGCCGCAGATCCAGCGGATCGCGCGCTCGATTCCGAGGCCGAAGCCGCTGTGGGGCACCGAGCCGTACTTGCGCAGATCCAGGTACCAGCCGTAGGCCTCCTCGGAGAGGTCGTGGTCCTTCATGCGCTCGACGAACAGGTCGTAGTCCGCGATGCGCTGCGAGCCGCCGATGATCTCGCCGTAGCCCTCGGGGGCGAGCATGTCGGCGCACAGGGCAACCTCGGGCCGGGTGGGATCGGGCTGCATGTAGAAGGCCTTGATCGCCGTCGGGTAGTGGGTGACGAAGAAGGGGGTCTCGAACTGGTTGGCCAGGACGTCCTCGTCGTCGTTGCCGAAGTCCTCGCCCCACGTGATGTCGGAGCCCGCCTTCTGGAGGCGCTCGACGGCCTCGTCGTAGGTGATGCGGGGGAAGGCGCCCTGGGTCGTCTTCTCGAGCTTGGCCACGTCGCGCTCGAGCACCGAGAGGTCCTCGCGGTTCTTCTCGAGCACCCGCTTGACCACGTGGGCGACGAAGTCCTCCTGCACCTGCACGTTCTGCGCGAGCTCGGCGTAGGCCATCTCGGCCTCGACCATCCAGAACTCCATCAGGTGGCGGCGGGTCTTGGACTTCTCGGCGCGGAAGGTGGGGCCGAAGCTGTAGACGTTGCCGAAGGCCATGGCGCCCGCCTCCAGGTAGAGCTGGCCGGACTGGGCGAGGAAGGCCTTGTCGTCGAAGTAGTCGGTCTCGAAGAGGGTGGTGGTGCCCTCGCAGGCCGCGGGCGTCAGGATCGGCGTGTCGAAGCGGATGAACTCGCGCGACTCGAAGAACTCGTGCATGGCCATCTCGATGGTCGAGCGGATGCGAAGGATGGCGTGCTGGCGCTTGGATCGAATCCACAGGTGGCGGTGGTTCATGAGGAAGTCCACGCCGTGCTCCTTGGGCGAGATGGGGTACTCGCCGAGCGGCACCTGCACCACCTCGACCGAGGTGACCGTCAGCTCGAAGCCGCCCTGGGCGCGCTCGTCGGCGCGGACCGTGCCGGTCACGACGCACGAGGCCTCCTGGGTCAGGGCGTCGGCGGCACTCCAGCTCTCGTCGCTGACCTGGGCCTTGACGACGACGGCCTGGACGATGCCCGAGCCGTCGCGGACCTGCAGGAACTGGAGCTTGCCCTTGGATCGCTTGTTGTAGAGCCAGCCGCGGATCACGACCTCTCGATCGACGAAGTCCTTGAGATGGCTGATTTTCGCCTCGTGGCGGGTGGCGGTCTCGGTCACGGTCATTCCCTTTCCAAGTGGTGCTCGCTGCGTTAAAATCGAGGTGGTCAAAATAACATTATAGCTTACGAAAGGGGTCGTATGGCCCCCCCGAAGCATCGTTCAAGACAGGAGCCGGAAGTGAAAACCGCCATGCCCGAGATTCGCCTCGGTGAACGTTCCCACTACTGCGGGGACCTGCGTGCCGACGCCATCGGCGCGCAAGTGACGCTCTACGGCTGGGTCGATTCCCGCCGCGACCACGGCGGGGTCGTCTTCGCGGATCTGCGCGATCGCACGGGCCTGGTCCAGGTCGTCTTCAGCCCCGAGGTCGCCGCCGAGGCCCACCAGCTCGCCGACCGCCTGCGCAACGAGTACGTGATCGGGGTGACCGGCGCGGTCCGCGCCCGCGCCGAGGGCATGGCCAACCCCCGCATGGTCACCGGCGAGATCGAGGTCTACGCCGACAGCCTGGTCATCTGGAACGCCTCCAAGCCCCTGCCCTTCATGATCGAGGCCGGTAAGCCCGAGGTCGACGAGACCGTTCGCCTCAAGAACCGCTTCCTCGACCTGCGCCAGCCCTTCATGCAGGAGGCCATGATCAAGCGCCACCGCATGAACCAGATCATCCGGCGCTACATGGACGACAACGGCTTCATCGAGGTCGAGACCCCGATCCTCACCAAGAGCACCCCGGAAGGG
Proteins encoded:
- the asnS gene encoding asparagine--tRNA ligase is translated as MTVTETATRHEAKISHLKDFVDREVVIRGWLYNKRSKGKLQFLQVRDGSGIVQAVVVKAQVSDESWSAADALTQEASCVVTGTVRADERAQGGFELTVTSVEVVQVPLGEYPISPKEHGVDFLMNHRHLWIRSKRQHAILRIRSTIEMAMHEFFESREFIRFDTPILTPAACEGTTTLFETDYFDDKAFLAQSGQLYLEAGAMAFGNVYSFGPTFRAEKSKTRRHLMEFWMVEAEMAYAELAQNVQVQEDFVAHVVKRVLEKNREDLSVLERDVAKLEKTTQGAFPRITYDEAVERLQKAGSDITWGEDFGNDDEDVLANQFETPFFVTHYPTAIKAFYMQPDPTRPEVALCADMLAPEGYGEIIGGSQRIADYDLFVERMKDHDLSEEAYGWYLDLRKYGSVPHSGFGLGIERAIRWICGLEHIRECIPFPRLLTRIYP